A single Chaetodon trifascialis isolate fChaTrf1 chromosome 18, fChaTrf1.hap1, whole genome shotgun sequence DNA region contains:
- the skida1 gene encoding SKI/DACH domain-containing protein 1: MGDLECGFEEMQGVRLGYLLIKGKQMFALSQVFTDLLKNIPRTTVHKRMDHLKVKKHHCDLEELRKLKAINSIAFHAAKCTLISREDVEALYFSCKTERVLKSNKRKAKAACAPGDEDASQGFLRADAELWKEKVWFSLHGVPETLALHNKTGRRRELTPCLTDSKLPQFYHKTHGREYRSVTKSSHKHFKNYETAKITGNRVTLSQRHSFFRSAVSRQPVVSAIAAQSRLSRSAGDLLHKRKRRREGGGGRDSARHSWSRSKHAHHVPPVLLLQPKSPGGHGTSFGAFHLGPDFYLDPRPHHHHHHQHHHHHHHHHHEPSFPESYSSDTESSTYSDRAYPDSDFGSGFSTTSNSGSSEEEEEGEDEDDTQSESSEVSSEEEESSSQSDSSSVSSRVSVQSIRFRRARVGSLVKTLNTSKAPLVLQPTFHYNNHQQQERQHRTLGHAASSQTGDSRQEKRQKCEFICSETRRDLGPLQTPKFNSAVMGESFFIESKREKAFEADHDRPDPADELVPYSPGPNPNKAFQPSRTTPGHPTKCHPGLSAQCDHDKLPKCTDKREAKAASVKLPTPLKKIKTESEESSVTAAPPSDSGRTARTPPFNLHNVKVKVEESCDEYEYQSQAAAVKCKGDKAESSSGQYPSGAIKQGDFFSSGIKDTEKSPDVVPRPPCGPQECWSTQDTPCVDEGEYGNKNCRAPVLGNKKSRVSRAQTKQNVPRVNKAASSSSSSSSSSTSSSSSSSSSSHPAGFEEVSTEDLPSRRKRSNACTVASPAKTPFSLMANFPSPPSLVVGSDGDLCPAYSLNSLRGPGPPPPSHPVWRWQPGGQILPPPLAQRTRKY, from the coding sequence ATGGGAGACCTGGAGTGTGGCTTTGAGGAAATGCAAGGAGTGAGACTGGGATACCTGCTCATCAAAGGcaagcaaatgtttgctttgtctcAGGTCTTCACCGACCTGCTGAAGAACATCCCCCGGACCACGGTGCACAAACGCATGGACCACCTGAAGGTGAAGAAGCACCACTGCGACCTGGAGGAGCTGCGAAAGCTCAAAGCAATAAACTCTATAGCTTTCCATGCCGCTAAATGCACCCTCATATCGCGGGAGGACGTAGAGGCTCTGTATTTCTCCTGCAAGACGGAGCGGGTGTTGAAGTCCAACAAAAGGAAAGCGAAAGCGGCGTGTGCCCCCGGGGACGAGGATGCGTCCCAGGGGTTCCTGCGTGCGGACGCCGAGCTGTGGAAGGAAAAAGTTTGGTTTAGTTTGCACGGTGTCCCGGAGACTCTCGCACTTCACAACAAAACgggcaggaggagagagctgaCTCCTTGCCTTACCGACTCCAAACTACCTCAATTTTACCACAAAACCCACGGACGGGAATACCGTTCGGTGACCAAGTCTAGTcacaaacactttaaaaactaTGAAACAGCGAAAATAACAGGGAACCGCGTTACCTTGAGCCAAAGGCACTCGTTTTTCCGGAGCGCTGTGAGCCGGCAGCCGGTGGTGTCCGCCATAGCTGCTCAGTCCAGGCTCTCGCGCTCAGCCGGCGACCTACTTCAcaaaaggaagaggaggcgcGAGGGGGGCGGCGGCAGGGACAGCGCGAGGCACTCGTGGAGCAGGAGCAAACACGCGCACCACGTACCGCCGGTGCTGCTCTTACAGCCCAAATCACCCGGCGGTCACGGGACTTCTTTTGGTGCTTTCCACCTCGGTCCGGATTTCTATCTTGACCCCagacctcatcatcatcatcaccaccagcaccaccatcatcaccatcatcaccaccacgaGCCGAGTTTCCCGGAGAGTTACAGCAGCGACACCGAGTCCAGCACCTACTCAGACCGGGCGTACCCCGACTCGGACTTTGGGTCCGGTTTCTCCACCACCAGCAACTCCGGGAGCtcggaggaggaagaggagggcgaggatgaggatgacacGCAGTCAGAGAGTTCAGAGGTCAGctcagaagaggaggagagctctTCTCAGTCCGACTCGAGCTCCGTTTCTAGCCGTGTGTCGGTGCAGAGCATCCGGTTCAGACGGGCCCGGGTCGGTTCCCTCGTCAAAACTCTCAACACTAGTAAAGCACCTTTGGTCCTGCAGCCCACGTTTCACTACAACAACCACCAGCAACAAGAGAGACAGCACAGGACACTGGGTCATGCTGCCTCCTCgcagacaggagacagcagacaggagaaaCGGCAGAAATGTGAATTTATATGCAGTGAAACTAGAAGGGACTTGGGACCCTTACAGACACCAAAATTTAACTCAGCTGTCATGGGGGAGAGCTTCTTCATCGAGTCTAAAAGGGAAAAGGCGTTTGAGGCTGATCATGACAGACCTGACCCTGCAGACGAGCTGGTCCCTTATTCACCGGGACCCAACCCGAATAAGGCCTTTCAGCCCTCACGCACGACGCCGGGGCACCCCACCAAGTGCCACCCGGGACTGAGCGCACAGTGTGACCACGACAAGCTCCCCAAATGTACGGACAAAAGGGAGGCGAAAGCCGCCAGCGTGAAACTGCCCACTCctctgaaaaaaataaagaccGAATCGGAGGAGTCCTCTGTGACCGCCGCCCCCCCCTCGGACAGCGGCAGGACAGCCCGGACACCGCCCTTCAACCTCCACAATGTGAAAGTTAAAGTGGAGGAAAGCTGTGATGAATATGAATACCAGAGCCAGGCCGCTGCAGTCAAATGTAAAGGAGATAAGGCAGAGAGTAGCAGTGGCCAGTATCCCAGCGGGGCCATCAAACAAGGGGACTTTTTCAGCAGCGGGAttaaagacacagagaagagcCCTGACGTGGTCCCCAGGCCACCCTGTGGTCCTCAGGAATGCTGGAGCACCCAGGACACCCCGTGCGTCGACGAGGGGGAGTACGGGAACAAAAACTGCAGGGCTCCGGTGCTGGGGAATAAGAAATCCCGAGTTTCCAGGgcgcaaacaaaacaaaacgttccCAGGGTCAACAAggctgcctcttcctcctcctcctcctcctcctcctccacctcctcctcctcttcttcgtcttcttcttctcatcccGCGGGCTTCGAGGAGGTATCCACGGAGGATTTACCGAGCAGACGCAAACGCAGCAACGCGTGCACTGTAGCATCGCCTGCTAAAACGCCTTTCAGCCTGATGGCAAACTTCCCATCCCCGCCGTCGCTGGTTGTTGGCAGCGACGGGGATTTGTGCCCTGCTTACTCCCTGAACTCGCTGAGGGGCCCCGGGCCTCCCCCTCCGTCCCACCCCGTGTGGAGGTGGCAGCCAGGCGGCCAGATTCTCCCTCCCCCACTCGCCCAGAGAACTAGGAAATACTGA